In Cryptomeria japonica chromosome 10, Sugi_1.0, whole genome shotgun sequence, a genomic segment contains:
- the LOC131859463 gene encoding uncharacterized protein LOC131859463 isoform X1, producing MYYSLGVVNVTMQMSLPPHQRLPSPVLSTAMSATRSMQTSSSARHIGMPTIGGDAHEDVLEATTIDNIPSFPRSSRIASTGTLQATLVVIDKEMIPLKIQKVPGNDIFYKHLSDIALQIFGPTIRKRWNDQEKRLKDELTNQMVEWFGNDTFDKTKLLEKVGTYLKYVRDQYRTHLERNLKYERPPMNPEREWKDLILDAKEKIERKKGHTPLDARRRLSDTSKATKARQEKHGQHKLGSGGYMKLAARIGSKFNRAPTEDDKRIAY from the exons atgtattattctttaggtgttgtcaatgttactatgcaaatgtcgctaccgcctcatcagaggttaccctcacctgtattgtcgactgcaatgtcggcaacacgtagcatgcagacatcatctagtgcacgtcatattggcatgcccactattg gaggagatgcacatgaggatgtgctagaggcgactactattgataacataccatcatttcctagatcttctcgtattgctagtacaggaacgttgcaggccacattggtggtgatcgacaaagaaatgattcccttaaagatacaaaaggttccag gaaatgatattttctataaacatcttagtgacattgcattgcagatatttgggcccaccatacgtaaaag gtggaatgaccaagaaaaaaggttaaaagatgaattgacaaaccaaatggttgagtggtttggaaatgacacctttgacaaaaccaagctccttgaaaaagttggcacatatctaaagtatgtgagggaccaatacaggacccatttggagaggaacctaaagtatgagcgtccccccatgaacccagagagggagtggaaggacctgattttggatgccaaggagaaaattgaaaggaaaaaaggacatacaccactagacgccagaagaag actgagtgacacgtcaaaggcaaccaaggcaaggcaagaaaagcacgggcaacacaaactcggctctggtggttacatgaaacttgctgcacgaatt ggctctaaattcaatagagcgcccacagaagatgacaagagaattgcctactag
- the LOC131859463 gene encoding uncharacterized protein LOC131859463 isoform X2 has translation MQMSLPPHQRLPSPVLSTAMSATRSMQTSSSARHIGMPTIGGDAHEDVLEATTIDNIPSFPRSSRIASTGTLQATLVVIDKEMIPLKIQKVPGNDIFYKHLSDIALQIFGPTIRKRWNDQEKRLKDELTNQMVEWFGNDTFDKTKLLEKVGTYLKYVRDQYRTHLERNLKYERPPMNPEREWKDLILDAKEKIERKKGHTPLDARRRLSDTSKATKARQEKHGQHKLGSGGYMKLAARIGSKFNRAPTEDDKRIAY, from the exons atgcaaatgtcgctaccgcctcatcagaggttaccctcacctgtattgtcgactgcaatgtcggcaacacgtagcatgcagacatcatctagtgcacgtcatattggcatgcccactattg gaggagatgcacatgaggatgtgctagaggcgactactattgataacataccatcatttcctagatcttctcgtattgctagtacaggaacgttgcaggccacattggtggtgatcgacaaagaaatgattcccttaaagatacaaaaggttccag gaaatgatattttctataaacatcttagtgacattgcattgcagatatttgggcccaccatacgtaaaag gtggaatgaccaagaaaaaaggttaaaagatgaattgacaaaccaaatggttgagtggtttggaaatgacacctttgacaaaaccaagctccttgaaaaagttggcacatatctaaagtatgtgagggaccaatacaggacccatttggagaggaacctaaagtatgagcgtccccccatgaacccagagagggagtggaaggacctgattttggatgccaaggagaaaattgaaaggaaaaaaggacatacaccactagacgccagaagaag actgagtgacacgtcaaaggcaaccaaggcaaggcaagaaaagcacgggcaacacaaactcggctctggtggttacatgaaacttgctgcacgaatt ggctctaaattcaatagagcgcccacagaagatgacaagagaattgcctactag